In Ovis canadensis isolate MfBH-ARS-UI-01 breed Bighorn chromosome 15, ARS-UI_OviCan_v2, whole genome shotgun sequence, the genomic stretch atattCACTAACTTGttgtatttttagattctacatttaagtgatatcatacagtatttgtctgtctctctctgacttatttcatttatcatAACCCTCCAAGTCTATCCACATTGTTGCATATGAtctgatatttttgtttaaaagatcTCAAGAAATCtattctaaaaattattaaaactaataaatcaCATCAATAAAGTTCAATAAAACAAGATCAATATGTTACAAATccattgtatttctatacactaagaaAGAACAACTCAAATTTGAAATTAAGGAGTAATTTCATTTACAAtagaatcaaaaagaataaaaatacttgGAAATAATCTTATCCAAGGAGGTCCAAAACTTACATACTGAAAGCATTGTAGACAAAAGCACTGCTCAAAGAAATTAGAGAagttggaaataaataaaaatatatacgaTGGTTATGAATTTAGAGACTTAATATGGCTATATTTCCCAAATTGATTCTTAAGTTGTAGTGAAATCCTTACTAAAACTCATTTGTTTCTTTACATAAATTGACAAACTGGTCTCaaaatacatatgaaattttAAGGCACCCAGAATAGCAAAAACCATAAAAAGGCAGCAAAGTTGGAAGAGTCACCCTAAACAATTTCAAAATATGCTATACGGTTACAGTAATCAAGGTGGTCTAATACTGGCATAGGATAGACATAtagtttaatgaaataaaattgagaatatAGAAATAAGAGCTCACATTTCttttcaattgatttttgacacaGATATGCATAAAATTCAATGAGGAAAGAACAGGGTTAACAAATGTTTCTGCCACTCAAATGTCCCTCAACTGAAAAATGCTTATATATAACACAATAGatttatacaatggaacattatttgaCCACTAAGAAGAGTGAAACATTTACACTTACCACaagatggatgaatcttgaaagtatGATGCTAATTGAAAAAAGCCAGTACCAAAAGACTACCCAGtatatgattcaatttatatgaaGTGTCTAAAGTaggcaaatctacagagacagaaagcattgGGTTTGACAAAAGGTTACTTTGTTTTTTCCCACAAGATGGCTCCAGGGGTGCTTCGTTGTCTTTAACCTTATCCACAATTCtgttagattgtattgtgacagctgtcatatcagcatgcattaaaaaatacttctcaAAATTGGGAACTTTTgtgaatacattttattattgaaGCAGGAAGGAAAAGGGCAAAATTTTTGGCATactatgttttattatttcagaaaatgtaagaatacaactgaaaagcaaaaagaaaaaaaaacttgtgcAACATATGAAGAAGGTACTGTGACTGATCAAACGCATCAAAAGTGGTTTGAAGGGACTCAGTGGACTTAGTTCCATTCCCTGCATTACCAGCGCAAAACCTGGGTATGTGATAGATACTTAAAGTGCTTTATGAAATAattaatgagattttaaaaagaaatgtaaagttttcttagaaaggtacaaaatTCATGCACTTGATATTGGAGGTTGGTAGATTTCGCAGCTGGGTGCGGCGTTGTGTGGGGATCACAAGTGAGCCTGGGCATAGAACAGGTGGTTTGTTTTGGATGTTCTACTCACAAATTTACTTTTAACAAACTTTTACAAGGATACAAAGTCAAGGAACTATCATACCAGTCCTtgcatagaaatgaaaaaaatgagcgTAACAAATCTTTTTACAGACATAGGTTTTCAGTTATTCTGGGTATATACTAAGGCGTACAACTGCTGGATTGCATGGTATGAGcatgtttgtttagttttgtaagaaaccaccaaatTGTCTTCTAAAGGGGCTGTATCATtctgcattcccatcagcaatgaatgagagttcctgtggCTTCAAATCCTCCCAAGGATTTGACGTCAGGGTTAAGGAGTTTGCCATTTCTAACAGATGTGTAGTGGTATCTTATTACTgtcttattttcatttccctgatgacttacGATGTGGATCatgttttcatatgcttgttagcTGAGTTACTGTCTTATAAATTGTACAGGGGTAATATTGCTTTTGAATGAGAACTACAATCATAATCCATTCAGGATTCTCTtcggaggaaggaaaaaaaagttagaCTGAAATGAATTGCCCTCCAAGGTTAGTTGTTTGGGGCAAAAGTGTTAGAAGGACACAGCTAGTGTTCTCTCttaagaattgatggtttttctGCTAGGTAAACGGCTTTCCCAGGAAGCTCCTGGACTCCTTATAAACTCTTTCTCAGATCTGAGAGTTCTCTCATTCCTGATAAATGCCTGTGAGTTCTAACAAAAGAGAACTTTGGAGATGGTTTAAGGGGGCAGGACTGCTCAGGAACTGTTTCTGAGTTTgagattttctctctttctaagaGACTGCTGCTGCCTGGGATGGCTTTCAAAGGGTCAAATGACCTCCCTTTCCACACTCAAGAAGTCTTCTTTGCATGAGGTCAATGATTCAGTGCATTGAAGTCTTTTCTAAATATATGAGGAACTATGTAATTTTTAGATAGTTTATAAAGCCAAAGTTCAAAAGAAATTGGTGCATTTGGTAGTACATATTCAAGAGATTAGTATATTAGATTCATATATATCAATTTAAAAACAGTTGCTGTGTTGTTCAACATAGTTATTAAAATAGTGACTGCAGTTATGAACGTGTGCTCATTATTCCACATATTTCATTAAGTTCTGTTTAAAGTAAGAAGTGAAGAGAACAGAGTGAAATCAGAGAGAACACAGTTCAACTCCTGGATTTTCCGTGTGGATAAATGTGAGAAAGTAACATGATTTTGCTGAGCCTTGGTTTCACAATCTTAGTCTCaatgttttcatctgtaaaaaggagCTGATAATATAGTATGCATTTGTGACTGTGATGGATGTGAAGCTTTGTGATGGGGCAATCTATTTACAGGGTCTTGGTGGTCTGGTTACAAGGATTCTTAGGAATTCTTAAAGAATTCACCATGGGGAAGAAAGAGACctaaatgtatttttccaagaTGAGTGATTTATCATTTGCTCATTAGTTTAGTGCAAGAACAACTAAGGGTAGTTTAAGAACCACAGAATTAAGAAAGGGAAAGCAATTCCTGCCCACATTTTTTACTAACAGAGTTCCCTGAATTAGAATAGCCTTACTATGTTTCCCTTTCATTATATCAGTGGGAAAAAGACATCATAAAAAGCGTAGAGAATAGTGgaaagcatgcttggggctggtgcacagggatgacccagagggatgatgtggggagggaggtgggaggggggttcatgtttgggaacgcatgtacacccgtggtggattcatgtcaatgtatggcaaaaccaatacagtattgtaaagtaaaatgaaattaaaattaaaatttaaaaaaaagaggtaaaatgaTATAACTTATTTGGCCCATAGGAGACAACGAAAAATTATCACTATTGTTAAGAGTAGCTTTGACACTTggacaatccatgaggtcacttAATTTATTTACTATAATTAAAGGAGCTATAACTTGAGAGCCTACTTCTGCTATGGAACCAAACTTAGGTCCCCTTGTCTTTGTGCAGTACAGCCCACTAACTAGTTGTGAAGAAAGTGCAGCATTTAGTTCAGGGCATTAAGCAAGGGGTTCTGGGCAGCTTGTGTTCAAACAAGCAAACTCCCATATCTGATGGATTTCAGGGAAGCATCTTTAAGTCATGGTGAAGGAGGAGTGTCCCAGGTTCTGTGATCAGCTGGTGTACAATACTCTAGTTAGTTGGTAGTGAGGAAACAGTTTGGTGTTAGAATTGTTAACATCAATCCTCCAGCTTCAATAAATCTGGGGGCAATGTGTTCATCATAATTAAGTAGTTAAGTTCTTCCATATGGTGAgggttttagcatctgtaaaaagaaaagaaaaacatttgtggAAATGTGCATTAGATACTGTTACTTGAGATGGTtactctcagggttacttgagatgccaCCTCTCTGGCTTGATGTCCTAACAATACCCACCGAGTAAAACAAAACTCTCAACTTTtcagttgtgaatattttttaagttgacattgGGAATGTAGAGATTAAGTACATGTTCTAAAGTCAAATGTGAAAAAGTGTGCCTTCTCTTTCAAATGAGGTCCatggattttacttttttatgcattgcctattaatttaaaatttccacccatttttaaaaagtaagtccTCAAGGGGCTGCCTATATTGaacatatttctctgttttttctcaAATGCTCTCTTTAGCACAAGTCCTGTAACTAGTTATTCCCACTCAGTTTGAAGCTGTGCCATGTTCTTTAAGTAGCTGGCATGAAACTCATTAAACTAacttaaactgagttgtttttttttttcccgtgtAACATATAAACTATCTTTATGCACTAGGCCTAATTTTAATCCTGTTCATTGCACTTTGGCATTTTTGTCAATCATTTACATATTTCTTGAAAGGATGCATACATGAATGAGAGAAAGAATATATACGTACTTTAAAATCCAGGCATTCTTTCTGCAGATAAAAATAAGGTGTCAGAAAACTTAGGGAAAAACCAATATAAAGGAACTTATTTGATCCTAGAGATTTCTTGATCTGGGTTGAGTATATGCTCATAACCTCAAACAGAGAAGGTGGTTCAGAGTCATCAAACACCATCCAAATGGAAATGCATCCAAATTGAATAAGACTTTCTGGTGGACCGTAAACCCACCTCAAAACCCCTCAATTCATTTTCAATGTCCTTTTGTTCTAAAGAAATATTCTTACTAGATGATTCTGCTCCAATTATTATCTGTTAGTTTGCGATGACTTCCTTTGTTCTCGTTAAAGTTAACTTAAGCCCTATTTCTTCAGGGAGAATTTCTCTTAAACAATATCAGATTCACAACTACTACTTGAACAAATGCTTCCCCAACTACACACACTATAGTCTATATGTACTGATTGAATGATGTCtttcttaatatttaatttttatcaatgttgttgttcagtttctcagtcatgtctctttgcaaccccatggactgcagcgtgccaggcttttctgtccttcaccattgcccagagtttgctcaaactcatgtccattgagttgctgatgctgtctaaccatctcatcctctgcaatctccttctcctcctgccctcaatctttcccagcatgagtcttttccaatgcgtctgctcttcacatcaggtagccaaagtatttgagcttcaacttcagcatcagtccttccagtgaatattcagggttgatttcctttaggattgactggtttgatcttcttgctgtccaagctcttatatatttaaacaagtaggttttttttttttttgtaaaatattttaaagtatcgtAACCATACTGGTTTTATTGGGTATGCAAACTCGTAATGGTCCTGTTAAGGAATTTTTCCTTGAAAAGTGAGAAGTGAAGAAACAGGATGGATTGGCTTTGTATTCTCCTATATTTGTGTACAAATGTCCTATCTGCCCATGAACATAGAATCATAGACATGGGAAATATATTACCATTATCCAATCTAACTTATCTAGTCTAACATCCTCTTTTATATGTGtgtacctgatgtgaagagctgactcattggaaaagaccctgatgctgagaaagaaatgatgatgaggagaaagggacaacagaggatgaggtggttggatggcatcaccaactcaatggacatgggtttgggcagactctgtgagttggtgatggacagggaagcctggcgtgctgcggttcatgaggtggcaaagagttggacatgactgagtgactgaacggaactgaatgaaTCTATttagggtttcccagatggcgctattggtaaagaaactgcctgccaatgcaggagatacaggttcaatccctgggtcataaagatcccgtgcagaaggaaatggcaacccattccagtattcttgcctggagaatcccatgaacagaggagcctggtaggctacagtccatagggtcacaagagtcaggtaCAGCTGAGGCAACAGCATGCACACAAGCATggatatatttaatatacaatggcagcccactccagtactcttgcctggaaaatcccatggacggaggagcctggaaggctgcagtccatggggtcgctaagagtcggacaggactgagcgacttctctttcacttttcactttcatgcattggagaaggaaatggcaacccactccagtgttcttgcctggagaatcccagggacgggggagcttggtggattgccatctatggggtcacacagagtcggacacgactgaagtgactcagcagcagcagcagtagaggtAACAAATGAGAATCTTGCTAAAACCCACGTGCTCTGGATTTAGTCCTCTGTCTCTTTCGCTAAGTCATCAATACAACTCTGAAtctaataaaagaataaatagtaAGGCACTTGCatttaaaaacaagacaaggtTCACTAGTGATTCAAAATTGTAAGATTTgtagaagagaatgaaaacatttttcttccctgtttttgcaggacatgctccttttcctcagggaactctgcttccTTCGCTCATCATGCCATCCTTCAATCAGAGCATTTTCTTCCCTACCATCTTCTTTCTTACTGGCATCCCTGGTTTTGAAACCTACCATGCCTGGGTCTTCATCCCATTCTGCTGTCTCTATGTCATCGCTATCACAGGGAACAGCATGATCTTGTTCGTCATCATCACTGAGTCAAGTCTTCATGAGCCCATGTACTATTTCCTCTCCATGCTATCCTTCTCAGACCTAGGACTATGCCTTTCCACACTGGTCACCATGGTGGGTATTTTCTGGTTCAGCGCTCAAGAAATCAGCTTTGATGCCTGCATTAGCCAAATGTTCTTCATCCATGGTTTCACATTAATGGAGTCCTCAGTCCTCCTTGCAATGGCCTTTGATCGCTATATTGCCATCTGTAATCCACTGAGATATGCCACAATCTTAACCAATTCAAGGATCATTAAAGTGGGCTTTGCAATTGTTTTTAGGGTGACAACAGTTGTAGTGCCTTTACTCCTGCTCCTTAAGCGTCTGTCCTTCTGTGGAAGTCATGTTCTGCACCATTCATATTGCTTCCACCCTGATGTGATGAAGCTTTCATGCACAGACACCAAGATCAACAGTGCATTTGGCCTGGCCATTGTCATCTCTACCGCTGCCTTGGACTCTGTCTTGATCCTCCTCTCCCATGTCCTGATCGTCCACTCTGTGCTCGGCATTGCCTCCCCAGAGGAGCAGAAAAAGGCCTTTGGAACGTGTGTACCCCACATAAGTGCCGTTGCCATCTTCTACATCCCCATGATCAGCTTGTCACTGGTGCATAGATTTGGGAAGCATGCCCCTCCCCTTGTGCATACTCTCATTGCCAACATTTACCTGCTCATCCCTCCTGTCATGAATCCCATAATCTACAGTGTGAAAACAAAGCAGATTCGCAAGGCCATGGTCAAAATGGTTCTTTCCAAGCTAATTTAGGACATTTTTGCTGTGTTCTTTCTTTACATTGTCCTGATTACTTTGATCATTCACTAATGTGAGTTACCACTATATATTGAAACATAGTTGCACATGCTTCCATTCTTCTGATGATCCAGTAAAATACAGTTTGAAGAGTTCTAGACTGAATTCTTTAAGAACAGGGAGTATGCCTTATGTTATGTAAGCTTATCACAAATACTGTACCTGACACAGAATAGGATGATAGTTAAAGTATGTCTGCAAAAGGACAAATTAACTCATAAATTGCAGTCCAAACAGTCTCACCGCCTCTAGTGCATGCAGTTATCAAGCATGTGTGATATAATTTTGATCAGTAGCAAAGTCTAGGTTTCAGTAATTCTTAGTTATTGGAAATTCTTACTATTTCCCCAAATAGATTATTCATGGCTAAGAATCATGAATAAGCACAATAAACTAGAAGAAATGTGAATTAAAgggtacttttaaaatttttaacagagTTCCTCAGAACTTTTGgtaaattttttaacattttgagtaTCTAACGTCTAGTGATTCATCTTCTAAATATGTGTCTAATGGGGGCAAGTGGCA encodes the following:
- the LOC138420447 gene encoding olfactory receptor 51F2-like, which codes for MPSFNQSIFFPTIFFLTGIPGFETYHAWVFIPFCCLYVIAITGNSMILFVIITESSLHEPMYYFLSMLSFSDLGLCLSTLVTMVGIFWFSAQEISFDACISQMFFIHGFTLMESSVLLAMAFDRYIAICNPLRYATILTNSRIIKVGFAIVFRVTTVVVPLLLLLKRLSFCGSHVLHHSYCFHPDVMKLSCTDTKINSAFGLAIVISTAALDSVLILLSHVLIVHSVLGIASPEEQKKAFGTCVPHISAVAIFYIPMISLSLVHRFGKHAPPLVHTLIANIYLLIPPVMNPIIYSVKTKQIRKAMVKMVLSKLI